In Cicer arietinum cultivar CDC Frontier isolate Library 1 chromosome 7, Cicar.CDCFrontier_v2.0, whole genome shotgun sequence, a single window of DNA contains:
- the LOC101507539 gene encoding large ribosomal subunit protein uL10c, translated as MTMEATATLFTFSLPTTKTKSFQFLNRPINPFNPPTSFKPTPTFKTHRSLPSINAAISRTRKEETVETVREQLENCYLLAGINYKGFTVKQFQDLRKTLPETTKLIVAKNTLVYKALEGTQWEMLKPCMKGMNVWLFVHTEEIPSAIKPYRDFQKEKKLEENDFTGAVFEGKFYGPDEFKTLETLPTRAQIYANLLGSLKSPASVLVSTIQAPARELVMVLKAHIKNLEEQAQGSAAQ; from the coding sequence ATGACCATGGAAGCCACTGCCACTTTATTCACATTTTCCCTTCCAACCACAAAAACCAAATCTTTTCAATTCCTTAACCGACCCATTAACCCATTCAACCCACCCACCTCCTTCAAACCAACACCCACTTTCAAAACCCACCGTTCCCTCCCTTCCATCAACGCCGCTATCTCTCGCACCAGAAAAGAAGAAACCGTTGAAACCGTTAGAGAACAGCTCGAAAACTGTTACCTCCTCGCCGGAATCAACTACAAAGGCTTCACAGTAAAGCAATTTCAAGACCTAAGAAAAACCCTACCGGAAACAACCAAACTTATCGTTGCCAAGAACACGCTTGTTTATAAAGCACTCGAAGGAACTCAATGGGAAATGCTGAAACCTTGTATGAAAGGTATGAATGTGTGGCTTTTCGTTCACACGGAAGAGATTCCTTCTGCTATTAAACCTTATAGAGATTTTCAAAAGGAGAAGAAGCTTGAAGAGAATGATTTCACTGGTGCTGTTTTTGAAGGGAAATTTTATGGTCCTGATGAGTTTAAAACACTTGAAACATTGCCAACACGTGCTCAGATTTATGCTAATTTGTTGGGTTCTTTGAAAAGTCCTGCTTCTGTTTTGGTTTCCACGATTCAGGCACCTGCTAGAGAACTTGTTATGGTTCTTAAGGCACATATTAAGAATCTTGAAGAACAGGCCCAGGGTAGTGCTGCTCAATAG
- the LOC101507852 gene encoding temperature-induced lipocalin-1-like — MEKKEMEVVKGVDLARYMGRWYEIASVPSFFQGDGEDTRATYTLNNDGTVHVLNETWNNGKRNYIEGSAYKADPNSDEAKLKVKFTVPPFLPIFPVVGNYWILYLDQNYHHALIGEPTRNYLWILCRNTHLDEKIYNELVEKAIEEGYDVSKLHKTPQSDPPPV, encoded by the exons ATGGAGAAGAAAGAGATGGAGGTTGTAAAAGGAGTAGACTTGGCGAGGTATATGGGTCGTTGGTACGAGATAGCTTCTGTGCCATCATTTTTTCAGGGCGATGGCGAGGACACAAGAGCAACCTATACTCTTAACAATGATGGGACTGTTCATGTTCTTAATGAGACTTGGAATAATGGAAAAAGAAACTACATAGAGGGATCTGCTTATAAGGCTGACCCCAACAGTGATGAGGCTAAGCTCAAAGTCAAATTCACTGTGCCTCCATTCTTACCAATCTTTCCTGTTGTTGGAAATTATTGGATTTTGTATCTTGATCAAAATTATCACCATGCTCTCATTGGCGAGCCTACTAGGAATTATCTTTGG ATATTATGCAGGAATACCCATTTAGATGAAAAAATATACAACGAGCTTGTTGAGAAAGCTATAGAAGAAGGGTATGATGTGAGCAAATTGCATAAGACTCCACAGAGTGATCCTCCACCTGTCTAA
- the LOC101506346 gene encoding uncharacterized protein isoform X1, translating into MLSTCFHAPTIFTLNRCLRWKRYLSRSSMAASSSSVRIVVVGDVHDCWNFEQDSKALQFLRPDLVLFTGDFGEENVEVVRSVANIEFAKAVILGNHDSWFTKQFSESEKDKVQLQLECLGKEHVAYQRLDFPLLKVSVVGGRPFSCGGKPLFRKKLLSARYGVKNMDGSANKIQKAALGIPEDHFLILLAHNGPTGLGSGLNDICGKDWEFDSDGDHGDPDLADAISLLKENNQVSIALVVFGHMHKELAHGNGFRKMIVVGADNTIYLNGAIVPRVKRLSDDNKRSLDNEGHHSSLEAKGTSRAFTLVELSEGKVTKVAESWVSVVEDRTVLEEEYILFEAH; encoded by the exons ATGTTGAGCACGTGTTTTCACGCGCCTACCATATTTACCTTAAACCGTTGTCTGAGGTGGAAGCGCTACCTTTCTCGCTCTTCAATGGCCGCGTCTTCGTCTTCTGTTCGAATTGTCGTCGTCGGTGATGTG CATGATTGTTGGAACTTTGAGCAAGATTCCAAGGCACTTCAGTTCCTGCGG CCGGATTTGGTGCTCTTTACAG GTGATTTTGGTGAGGAAAATGTTGAAGTCGTTCGGAGTGTTGCAAACATTGAATTTGCTAAAGCAGTTATATTAGGAAACCATGATTCCTGGTTTACTAAACAGTTTTCTGAAAG TGAGAAGGATAAAGTTCAGCTTCAGCTAGAATG CCTTGGCAAGGAGCACGTGGCTTATCAACGTTTAGATTTTCCTCTATTAAAAGTAAGCGTTGTTGGTGGACGGCCGTTTTCTTGTGGGGGTAAACCCTTATTCCGAAAAAAGCTGCTTTCAGCAAG ATATGGAGTCAAAAACATGGATGGGAGTGCCAACAAAATCCAGAAAGCTGCTCTTGGTATACCGGAGGATCATTTTCTTATATTACTTGCACATAATGGACCCACAG GCCTTGGTTCTGGTTTGAATGATATATGTGGAAAAGATTGGGAATTCGACAGTGATGGTGATCATGGTGACCCAg ATCTAGCTGATGCAATATCCTTGCTAAAAGAGAACAATCAGGTATCGATTGCTTTGGTTGTGTTCGGTCACATGCACAAAGAGCTGGCACATGGCAATGGTTTTAGGAAAATGATTGTTGTTGGGGCCGACAACACCATATACTTGAATGGGGCCATTGTTCCAAGGGTCAAAAGGCTGAGTGATGATAACAAGAGAAGCTTAGACAATGAAGGTCATCATTCATCACTAGAGGCAAAGGGTACATCAAGAGCCTTTACTTTAGTTGAGCTTTCAGAAGGAAAGGTTACTAAGGTTGCAGAAAGTTGGGTATCAGTTGTTGAAGATAGGACCGTGTTAGAAGaagaatatatattatttgaagcCCATTAA
- the LOC101505708 gene encoding uncharacterized protein, with protein sequence MEVSVELEDDAYFADLSKQISLLIMDEDEDPLTSCHPHSLQCLNGAMNPPAEKNILVYEQQQQHVCFRSEISKGTGVFIPQSTQPRRKRRKGRSSSHQKHSQHSNFKPINNNG encoded by the exons ATGGAGGTTTCTGTGGAACTTGAAGATGATGCATATTTTGCAGACTTAAGCAAGCAAATTTCTCTCTTAATTATGGATGAAGATGAAGACCCTCTTACATCTTGTCATCCACACTCTCTTCAG TGTTTGAATGGAGCAATGAATCCTCCAGCAGAGAAAAATATCCTTGTATacgagcagcagcagcagcatgTGTGTTTTAGAAGTGAAATTAGCAAAGGGACAGGTGTGTTTATCCCTCAGTCAACACAGCCAAGAAGGAAGAGAAGGAAAGGAAGATCTTCTTCACATCAAAAGCACTCTCAACATTCTAATTTCAaaccaattaataataatggCTGA
- the LOC101507001 gene encoding two-component response regulator ORR24 gives MTAEGRLVGEEVSGDDFPAGMRVLAVDDDKTCLKLLENLLRKCNYHVTTTTESVKALEMLRENRNMFDLVISDVNMPDMDGFKLLEQVGLEMDLPVIMLSGNGDKERVMKGVIHGACDYLMKPIRIEELQNIWQHVVRKKIDCKDHNKGTNTNEDKICNMAGVCSQDITSENIDNKNKMLRQKRKEQSDEEDDEEEDNDEENGEEPSTRKKPRFVWDAELHRKFLDAVNQLGLDKAFPKKILDLMNVEGLTRENVASHLQKYRLSLKRPAKQARIDGTLGTTDPYLQMGSLGGYGDFCTLSGSRRILSSTLPSYASSEIFCRSNASSLLNSRGISSSTLVPPLQSQNINALKLPMFSAYENSSFLQRIRASTEINHFQQNNYPTGNMKLSPIDDSSAFAVSSSLSDIIRATTINNANSYLSCFSSNHLQTHNSGAFMNHSSVGGAAVKSESFNPGTSGSSNSFDYSRIKESLQNAAQLSNFASNSSPLSEDFNNDQLSQNSLKFSSHGSHFQKSPIDFSSSRVVAVPLEETMPCQEGLLGNVVKASCYTQHQNMSSTFNTLNSLASPNEDTQLPEVENLYSDARIESNDDCFLQHMISLEGFVQNNCVSLDDIISETVKKDQNETKSIDREKEFDACKVGPK, from the exons ATGACAGCAGAGGGCCGTTTGGTGGGTGAAGAGGTTTCCGGAGACGATTTTCCGGCCGGTATGCGTGTTCTTGCTGTTGATGACGACAAAACTTGTCTCAAATTGTTGGAGAATTTGCTTCGCAAATGCAACTATCATg TTACTACAACAACAGAGTCAGTGAAGGCGCTAGAAATGTTGAGGGAAAACAGAAATATGTTTGACCTTGTTATTAGTGATGTAAATATGCCAGACATGGATGGATTTAAGCTCCTTGAGCAAGTTGGACTTGAAATGGACCTACCTGTAATCA TGCTGTCGGGAAATGGTGATAAAGAGAGGGTGATGAAAGGCGTGATACATGGCGCTTGCGACTATCTGATGAAACCTATCCGAATCGAAGAGCTGCAGAACATATGGCAACATGTAGTGAGAAAGAAGATTGATTGCAAGGATCATAATAAGGGTACAAATACTAACGAGGATAAAATCTGCAATATGGCTGGGGTGTGTAGTCAAGACATCACATCTGAAAATATTGATAACAAGAACAAAATGTTGAGACAAAAAAGGAAGGAACAAAGTGacgaagaagatgatgaagaagaagataatGATGAAGAGAATGGAGAGGAACCCTCAACTCGGAAGAAGCCTCGTTTCGTTTGGGATGCTGAGTTGCATAGAAAATTTCTTGATGCTGTTAATCAACTGGGCCTTGACA AGGCTTTTCCTAAGAAAATACTTGACTTGATGAATGTTGAAGGGCTTACAAGGGAAAATGTAGCAAGTCATCTGCAG AAATACAGACTTAGTCTCAAAAGGCCAGCTAAACAAGCTAGAATTGATGGTACATTGGGTACTACTGATCCTTACCTGCAAATGGGTTCATTAGGTGGATATGGAGATTTTTGTACCTTGTCAGGATCAAGAAGAATCTTAAGCAGCACACTACCATCATATGCATCTAGTGAAATATTTTGTCGGTCGAACGCCTCATCACTGTTGAACTCTAGAGGAATTAGTTCTTCTACACTGGTCCCTCCACTCCAGTCTCAAAACATTAATGCTCTCAAGCTGCCTATGTTTTCTGCTTACGAAAACTCGAGTTTCTTACAGCGTATTCGAGCATCAACGGAGATTAACCATTTTCAGCAGAACAATTATCCAACTGGCAATATGAAGTTAAGTCCAATTGATGATTCAAGTGCATTTGCAGTTTCATCTAGCCTCTCAGACATCATCAGAGCTACTACTATTAACAATGCAAATAGTTATCTGTCTTGCTTCTCAAGTAATCACCTACAAACACATAATTCAGGAGCATTTATGAATCACTCTTCTGTTGGAGGTGCTGCTGTGAAATCAGAATCTTTTAACCCCGGCACAAGTGGTTCCTCGAATTCATTTGATTATAGTCGGATTAAGGAAAGCTTGCAGAATGCAGCTCAGTTATCTAACTTTGCTTCCAATTCTTCTCCATTGAGTGAGGATTTTAACAATGATCAACTGTCTCAAAATAGCTTAAAGTTTTCCTCTCACGGTTCTCATTTTCAGAAAAGTCCAATTGATTTTTCTTCCTCGCGTGTTGTTGCGGTTCCTTTGGAGGAAACTATGCCATGTCAAGAAGGCTTACTTGGGAATGTCGTAAAGGCTTCATGTTACACACAGCATCAAAACATGAGTTCTACCTTCAATACCTTAAATTCTCTAGCTTCTCCTAATGAAGACACTCAGTTGCCTGAAGTTGAGAATTTATATTCAGATGCTAGAATTGAATCAAATGATGATTGCTTTTTGCAGCATATGATTTCTCTAGAAGGATTCGTTCagaataattgtgtttcattGGATGACATAATAAGCGAAACAGTTAAAAag GACCAAAATGAGACGAAATCGATAGACCGAGAAAAGGAATTTGATGCTTGCAAAGTTGGACCAAAATGA
- the LOC101506346 gene encoding uncharacterized protein isoform X2: MCMIVGTLSKIPRHFSSCGEKDKVQLQLECLGKEHVAYQRLDFPLLKVSVVGGRPFSCGGKPLFRKKLLSARYGVKNMDGSANKIQKAALGIPEDHFLILLAHNGPTGLGSGLNDICGKDWEFDSDGDHGDPDLADAISLLKENNQVSIALVVFGHMHKELAHGNGFRKMIVVGADNTIYLNGAIVPRVKRLSDDNKRSLDNEGHHSSLEAKGTSRAFTLVELSEGKVTKVAESWVSVVEDRTVLEEEYILFEAH, translated from the exons ATGTG CATGATTGTTGGAACTTTGAGCAAGATTCCAAGGCACTTCAGTTCCTGCGG TGAGAAGGATAAAGTTCAGCTTCAGCTAGAATG CCTTGGCAAGGAGCACGTGGCTTATCAACGTTTAGATTTTCCTCTATTAAAAGTAAGCGTTGTTGGTGGACGGCCGTTTTCTTGTGGGGGTAAACCCTTATTCCGAAAAAAGCTGCTTTCAGCAAG ATATGGAGTCAAAAACATGGATGGGAGTGCCAACAAAATCCAGAAAGCTGCTCTTGGTATACCGGAGGATCATTTTCTTATATTACTTGCACATAATGGACCCACAG GCCTTGGTTCTGGTTTGAATGATATATGTGGAAAAGATTGGGAATTCGACAGTGATGGTGATCATGGTGACCCAg ATCTAGCTGATGCAATATCCTTGCTAAAAGAGAACAATCAGGTATCGATTGCTTTGGTTGTGTTCGGTCACATGCACAAAGAGCTGGCACATGGCAATGGTTTTAGGAAAATGATTGTTGTTGGGGCCGACAACACCATATACTTGAATGGGGCCATTGTTCCAAGGGTCAAAAGGCTGAGTGATGATAACAAGAGAAGCTTAGACAATGAAGGTCATCATTCATCACTAGAGGCAAAGGGTACATCAAGAGCCTTTACTTTAGTTGAGCTTTCAGAAGGAAAGGTTACTAAGGTTGCAGAAAGTTGGGTATCAGTTGTTGAAGATAGGACCGTGTTAGAAGaagaatatatattatttgaagcCCATTAA
- the LOC101506033 gene encoding NEDD8-activating enzyme E1 catalytic subunit: MADTTTSVPPSRSRDLDKLLLRPGNLVGPRFEPGTELRDDLQTFAKVLVVGAGGLGCELLKDLALSGFKNLEVIDMDRIEVTNLNRQFLFRLEDVGKPKAEVAAKRVMERISGVHIVPHFCRIEDKDIDFYNDFSIIALGLDSVEARSYINTVACSFLEYDSDDTPREETIKPMVDGGTEGFKGHARVILPGITPCFECTIWLFPPQVKFPLCTLAETPRTAAHCIEYAHLIKWDEVHHGEPFDPDNPEHMKWVYNEAVKRAELFGIPGVTYSFTQGVVKNIIPAIASTNAIISAACALETLKIATECSKTLSNYLTYNGSEGLHTKVAEFERDKECLVCGPGIRIELDPSITLQKFMDLLEEHPKLRLSKASITHRGKNLYMQAPPVLEEMTRSNLSLSLFNLMGKLPNDVVHVNGITSKNDQKTTCLRKLRVVFKGVDGVTDMDTAGGA, from the exons ATGGCAGATACCACCACCTCAGTGCCACCAAGTCGATCAAGGGACCTCGACAAACTCCTTCTCAGACCCGGCAATCTTGTGGGTCCCAGGTTTGAACCTGGCACCGAG CTAAGAGATGATCTTCAAACCTTTGCCAAAGTGTTGGTGGTTGGTGCTGGTGGGTTAGGTTGTGAATTGTTGAAAGATTTAGCTTTGTCTGGTTTCAAAAACCTCGAGGTTATTGATATGGATCGTATAGAAGTTACTAATCTCAATCGCCAATTTTTGTTTAG acTGGAAGATGTTGGCAAACCAAAAGCTGAGGTAGCTGCCAAACGTGTTATGGAAAGAATTAGTGGTGTGCATATTGTGCCACATTTTTGCAGGATTGAGGATAAggatattgatttttataatgattttagTATTATTGCTCTTGGTCTTGATTCCGTTGAGGCGCGGAGCTACATCAATACTGTTGCTTGTAGTTTTCTAG AGTATGATTCTGATGACACTCCACGAGAAGAGACGATCAAACCTATGGTGGATGGTGGGACCGAAGGTTTCAAGGGCCACGCCAGGGTTATATTGCCGGGGATCACACCATGCTTTGAGTGTACCATATGGCTTTTTCCACCTCAAGTGAAGTTTCCTTTATGTACTCTTGCAGAAACCCCTAGGACTGCTGCACACTGTATTGAATATGCTCACTTAATTAAATGGGATGAG GTTCATCATGGAGAGCCTTTTGACCCTGATAATCCTGAGCATATGAAATGGGTCTATAATGAG GCTGTCAAGAGGGCCGAGCTTTTTGGTATTCCTGGAGTTACTTATTCTTTCACTCAG GGTGTTGTGAAGAACATCATACCGGCTATAGCTTCAACAAATGCAATTATATCAGCTGCATGCGCGCTGGAAACATTGAAGATTGCAACCGAGTGCAGCAAAACTTTGTCAAACTATTTAAC GTATAATGGTTCAGAAGGCCTCCACACTAAAGTTGCAGAATTTGAAAGGGACAAAGAATGTCTTGTTTGTGGTCCTGGTATACGTATTGAACTGGACCCTTCAATCACATTACAAAAG TTCATGGATCTTCTGGAAGAACATCCTAAGTTGCGATTGTCTAAAGCTAGTATTACACATCGAGGAAAGAATCTGTATATGCAAGCTCCTCCGGTATTGGAAGAAATGACACGATCAAACCTGAGTTTATCTCTTTTTAATCTAATGGGTAAATTGCCCAACGACGTCGTGCACGTGAATGGTATAACAAGCAAGAATGACCAAAAAACCACATGCTTGAGAAAATTACGTGTTGTTTTCAAGGGAGTTGATGGGGTTACTGATATGGATACAGCTGGAGGAGCTTAA
- the LOC101506666 gene encoding uncharacterized protein: MGNVTGTVAAKFAFFPPEPPTYEVFRANDGVMVFSGTADKNVDVHILDTKGGNKIVATFWKHPFARFTILYSHGNAADLGQMVDLFIELRAHLRVNIVSYDYSGYGRSTGKPSEFNTYYDIEAVYNLLKNEYGFKQEDLILYGQSVGSGPTLHLASKLQKLRGVVIHSGILSGLRVLYPVKVTFFFDIYKNLDKIRYVNCPVFVIHGTEDDIVDWSHGKRLWELSKEKYDPLWVKGGGHCNLETFPEYIKYLRKFINAMEKLSITCQTNKQLTQNPSITESRHNRCLRFGRK, from the exons ATGGGTAATGTAACGGGAACAGTGGCCGCGAAATTCGCGTTTTTCCCGCCAGAACCACCCACATACGAGGTTTTTAGGGCGAACGACGGAGTTATGGTATTCTCCGGCACCGCCGATAAAAATGTCGACGTTCATATTCTAGACACGAAAGGCGGTAACAAGATCGTTGCGACTTTCTGGAAACACCCTTTTGCGAGGTTTACTATTTTGTACTCTCATGGTAATGCCGCTGATTTAGGTCAAATGGTTGATCTCTTCATTGAGCTTAGAGCTCATCTTCGCGTCAATATCGTCAG TTATGACTATTCTGGATATGGACGTTCTACAGGTAAG CCATCTGAGTTCAACACGTATTACGACATAGAGGCtgtatataatttattgaaGAATGAATATGGGTTTAAGCAAGAAGATTTGATTTTGTATGGTCAATCGGTTGGAAGTGGGCCGACACTACACTTGGCTTCTAAATTGCAGAAGTTGAGAGGTGTTGTAATTCACAGTGGTATTCTTTCAGGATTAAGGGTTTTGTATCCTGTCAAGGTGACATTTTTCTTTGACATATACAAA AATTTAGACAAAATTCGGTATGTCAACTGTCCTGTGTTTGTTATACAT GGAACAGAGGATGATATTGTTGATTGGTCTCATGGAAAGCGATTGTGGGAACTCTCAAAGGAAAAATATGATCCATTGTGGGTTAAGGGTGGAGGTCATTGCAACCTTGAAACTTTCCCTGAGTACATCAAGTACTTGCGCAAGTTTATTAATGCGATGGAGAAACTCTCGATCACTTGCCAGACAAACAAACAACTCACTCAAAATCCCAGTATTACTGAATCCAGACATAACAGATGCTTAAGATTTGGTAGAAAATag